Proteins encoded by one window of Desulfovibrio ferrophilus:
- a CDS encoding electron transfer flavoprotein subunit alpha/FixB family protein, which yields MDTILYLAHTEADGSLSKTALEALSAVKSLAKGLGGGFAVGLVGEAVQAAADSVAGCGATDFYAVQGADYAVSRYATDTAACEAICKQAGANLVVGPATARFSRCLPGVAARLGGRTDTQCTGLAVDGGEVVVNRWYYRQRMESAQTRAQRPWVITVAPCCFMPEEGCAGSASLTEVAVNVTTRTEVVGVEAPSADEQTIRPEAEILFVAGAGWTKKQADGAAHMKQAEQHILGFLEGSKASLGSSKSLVDLSGEGEEVLSFMTHLHQVGQTGATPRHKKGLATCCHGEEPHVVGWRFITERRAVNLDPNCGWAQGKADVLYVADAFEVMTKVNEMLGK from the coding sequence ATGGATACGATTCTCTATCTTGCGCATACCGAGGCTGATGGCTCCCTTTCCAAGACCGCTCTGGAAGCATTGTCTGCCGTGAAGTCACTGGCCAAGGGCCTGGGCGGTGGATTTGCCGTGGGTTTGGTGGGCGAAGCCGTACAGGCTGCTGCCGATTCCGTCGCCGGATGCGGTGCCACTGATTTTTATGCCGTACAGGGTGCGGACTATGCCGTCTCCCGCTACGCAACTGATACTGCCGCTTGCGAGGCTATCTGCAAGCAGGCTGGAGCCAACCTTGTGGTTGGTCCGGCCACGGCGCGCTTCTCTCGTTGTCTGCCTGGTGTTGCCGCTCGTTTGGGTGGCCGCACGGATACACAGTGCACCGGCCTTGCCGTGGACGGCGGCGAAGTTGTCGTCAATCGCTGGTATTATCGTCAGCGCATGGAGAGTGCCCAGACCCGCGCCCAGCGCCCCTGGGTGATTACCGTGGCTCCTTGCTGTTTCATGCCTGAGGAAGGCTGTGCCGGAAGCGCCAGCCTGACCGAGGTCGCCGTGAATGTTACGACCAGAACTGAAGTGGTGGGCGTGGAAGCTCCTTCCGCGGACGAACAGACGATCCGCCCCGAGGCCGAGATCTTGTTTGTGGCTGGTGCTGGTTGGACCAAGAAGCAGGCCGATGGTGCTGCACACATGAAGCAGGCCGAACAGCACATTTTGGGCTTCCTGGAAGGTTCCAAGGCCTCATTGGGATCGTCCAAGTCGCTGGTGGACCTGTCCGGTGAAGGCGAGGAAGTCTTGTCCTTCATGACTCACCTGCATCAGGTGGGGCAAACCGGAGCCACCCCGCGGCACAAGAAGGGGCTGGCAACCTGTTGCCACGGCGAAGAGCCTCATGTCGTTGGCTGGCGTTTCATTACCGAGCGTCGCGCTGTGAACCTGGACCCCAACTGCGGTTGGGCTCAGGGGAAGGCAGACGTGCTGTACGTGGCCGATGCCTTTGAGGTCATGACCAAGGTCAATGAGATGCTTGGCAAATAG
- the gap gene encoding type I glyceraldehyde-3-phosphate dehydrogenase, whose translation MKKARIGINGFGRIGRQVVKTIWQHHRDTMEVVAVNDLFDVKTNAHLLQRDTNYGTFPAEVRVEGDTILVGDDFSIKSLAERDPRLIPWGKLDVDVVIEATGIFRTGPTASQHLDGGAKRVVISAPAKEEDITLVMGVNHTDYDPEKHFIISNASCTTNCLAPAVKVMHEAFGVNKGVMTTIHSYTNDQRILDLPHKDLRRARAAACNMIPTTTGAAKAVSLVLPEMKGRIDGYSVRVPTPTVSLVDFVAVLDKETTTEELKATLKAATQGELKGILGYSELPLVSSDFIADPHSGIVEADFTIVQGGTLAKTYVWYDNEWGYSCRIADLIEYMRQQGL comes from the coding sequence ATGAAAAAAGCCAGAATCGGCATCAACGGTTTCGGTCGCATCGGCCGCCAAGTGGTCAAAACCATTTGGCAGCATCATCGCGATACCATGGAGGTCGTGGCCGTCAACGACCTGTTCGATGTAAAAACCAACGCCCACCTGCTGCAACGTGACACCAATTACGGGACCTTCCCGGCCGAAGTGCGCGTTGAAGGTGACACCATCCTGGTTGGCGATGATTTTTCCATCAAAAGCCTGGCCGAACGCGATCCGCGCCTGATCCCCTGGGGAAAACTGGACGTGGATGTAGTCATCGAGGCCACAGGTATTTTCCGCACCGGCCCCACCGCCTCACAGCATCTGGATGGCGGCGCCAAACGCGTGGTCATCTCCGCCCCGGCCAAGGAAGAAGACATCACTTTGGTCATGGGCGTGAACCATACGGACTACGACCCTGAAAAGCACTTCATCATCTCCAATGCCTCGTGTACCACCAACTGCCTTGCCCCTGCGGTCAAGGTCATGCATGAGGCCTTTGGGGTGAACAAGGGAGTGATGACCACCATCCACTCCTACACCAATGACCAGCGCATCCTGGACCTGCCGCACAAGGACCTGCGACGTGCCCGTGCCGCGGCCTGCAACATGATCCCCACCACCACGGGCGCGGCCAAGGCAGTTTCTCTGGTGCTGCCGGAGATGAAGGGCCGGATTGACGGCTATTCCGTGCGCGTCCCCACCCCGACGGTGTCTCTTGTGGACTTTGTGGCCGTTCTGGACAAGGAAACAACCACCGAAGAACTGAAAGCGACTCTGAAGGCTGCCACTCAGGGTGAGTTGAAGGGCATCTTGGGTTACTCTGAACTCCCACTGGTGTCTTCGGACTTCATCGCGGACCCGCATTCGGGCATCGTGGAAGCCGATTTCACCATCGTTCAGGGGGGCACCCTGGCCAAGACCTATGTCTGGTATGATAACGAATGGGGCTATTCCTGCCGCATCGCCGACCTGATTGAATACATGCGCCAACAGGGGCTGTAA
- a CDS encoding DUF554 domain-containing protein, translating into MVFPLGSVVNVAAIVVGGLIGLVAGGRLPERVRSIVFTGLGLCVLVIGMQMALITKNPLIMVFSVVLGCITGELLRLEDRLTSVGDWLKARSGSSDARFTDGFVTASVLFCIGSMAILGSFDEGLRGDHTILFTKSILDGFASVAFAAALGVGVIFSCIPVFLYQAGLTELATVLQPWLTESMMTELTATGGVLILGIGLSLLEVRRIPLTNLLPALAFAPLLAWLVG; encoded by the coding sequence ATGGTCTTTCCTTTGGGCTCAGTGGTCAACGTGGCTGCCATTGTGGTTGGCGGACTTATTGGGCTCGTGGCGGGTGGTCGCCTGCCCGAGCGGGTGCGCTCCATCGTGTTCACTGGACTCGGGCTGTGTGTGTTGGTCATCGGTATGCAGATGGCTTTAATTACGAAAAATCCACTGATTATGGTCTTCAGTGTGGTGCTGGGCTGCATCACGGGCGAGTTGCTTCGTCTGGAGGACCGACTGACGAGCGTGGGCGACTGGTTGAAGGCCCGTTCGGGATCTTCAGATGCACGTTTTACCGATGGATTTGTCACGGCCTCGGTTCTGTTCTGCATTGGCTCCATGGCTATCCTCGGCTCTTTTGACGAGGGGTTGCGCGGTGACCATACAATTCTCTTCACCAAGTCCATTCTGGACGGATTCGCCTCCGTGGCTTTTGCTGCTGCGCTGGGGGTGGGGGTGATCTTTTCCTGTATCCCCGTCTTTTTGTATCAGGCCGGATTGACTGAACTGGCCACCGTGCTTCAGCCGTGGCTGACAGAATCCATGATGACGGAACTGACGGCAACGGGTGGGGTGCTGATTCTTGGCATCGGTCTGAGCCTGCTGGAGGTCCGTCGCATTCCCCTGACGAATTTACTGCCTGCCCTGGCCTTTGCGCCGCTTTTGGCGTGGCTTGTGGGGTAG
- a CDS encoding electron transfer flavoprotein subunit beta codes for MSYHIVVCGSIVPDPLQTLEPMDGPQGPTLKNEMMLPAVLDPWAGHALFEAANLAANVPDSKVWLVSIGPKAKLQQVMMNIAQKVPFELVVMDGPASGFIEAADTAAALKEAIDGIATLDKDKMLLFGGWQSASRGTGAVMQILGELLGVTEQFQGVDEFTPAADSSFEVIERIEGGSYLRSKCAGAPAALGWATGNLPEPPNNPQVGMQNMRFVMPALQQAKPAAVGAEGVTYKSVELPKVRRDTRIVKDTPVEDIAREIVDWIKS; via the coding sequence CGGGAGCATTGTCCCGGACCCGCTCCAGACCCTGGAGCCCATGGATGGTCCGCAGGGACCGACGCTGAAAAATGAAATGATGCTGCCTGCAGTGCTCGATCCCTGGGCCGGGCATGCGCTGTTTGAAGCTGCCAACCTTGCCGCCAACGTGCCGGATTCCAAAGTCTGGCTCGTGAGCATCGGCCCCAAGGCCAAGCTGCAGCAGGTGATGATGAATATTGCCCAGAAGGTCCCCTTTGAGTTGGTGGTCATGGATGGTCCTGCCAGCGGTTTCATTGAAGCCGCCGACACCGCTGCCGCCTTGAAGGAAGCCATCGACGGTATCGCCACCTTGGACAAGGACAAGATGCTGTTATTCGGTGGCTGGCAGTCCGCCTCTCGCGGCACCGGTGCCGTGATGCAGATTCTTGGAGAGTTGCTTGGTGTGACCGAGCAGTTCCAGGGCGTGGACGAGTTTACTCCCGCCGCTGACAGTTCCTTTGAGGTCATCGAGCGCATCGAAGGTGGTAGCTACCTGCGCAGCAAGTGTGCTGGCGCTCCCGCTGCTCTGGGCTGGGCCACGGGTAACCTGCCCGAGCCCCCCAATAACCCTCAGGTGGGCATGCAGAACATGCGTTTCGTAATGCCCGCCCTGCAGCAGGCCAAACCCGCTGCCGTGGGTGCCGAAGGCGTGACCTACAAGAGTGTTGAGTTGCCCAAGGTGCGTCGTGACACACGTATCGTCAAGGATACTCCGGTCGAGGATATCGCCCGTGAGATCGTCGATTGGATCAAGAGTTAA
- a CDS encoding glutamate synthase-related protein, with the protein MTRQLIAQEKDACAIIAYVDKRGHATHANIVKTIEALKKMAHRSGDINDEGDGCGILTDIPREVWGHRLEEAGLSRHLAESAGFFVGHFLLPHSIRDRTDDILAMIRDTFTKNGVELLAELTGQTRDDELGPMARSEAPLFWQVAGLAPVEGSKKTVEKRLFHVQMQLERAEKDLHIASLSRDSVVYKVRGLADLLPRVYPELQLEEARSRMTVGHSRYSTNTLPTVERSQPFSILAHNGEINTIERLRSSGRVLDIEPVPGGSDSQDLNRILEGLINLYGFDPLEAFAMVFPAVHTEVEQYPEALQKAYGFFRWFFPPSAQGPAAVIARQGQVCMGSVDALGLRPLWFGESDYDYYLSSEKGVVDIEDTVSDPKPLAPGEKIAILSVPDRRAVVFDYTSFQKRVAGLMAERGKALDCVDALYQSIPDQKGDKRRLESFLPQGKRVPTAQLTEPGYLAAFGWQKYDVDIRKKTATIGRAVIGSMGYQGPLACLNKGMPNISEYFKENVAVVTNPAIDREREADHFTTRAILGDRPSADGEGKPAAVGLELKTPLLLGGCLDAEVCGSALSKLARAFGTQTIDDVLNFFTAQGRDASRVAILDATFKPGKGQLKKRLAALADEGAQAVADGAVVVVLDDSRSFSDGRCYVDPGLAVAWVEQSFAQRRIRRKCSLVVRSAVIRNLHDVMFLLGLGADALNPYMIWRMAREHATESRPAEQVIRTTMDVLQKGIEKVMSTMGIHELCGYGRIFASIGLADDLTKVFACANFCQAEKIGLSFASLEERAAKRVELAASGKDAKLWRDPARNTKVGRILRRAAVGEAGFREMADGLRELEQENPVSLRHLLGFKKAEEAKPLAMSDVDLSIGRHDMPLLIPAMSFGSQGENSFRTYAEAAKQCNIICMNGEGGEIPDMMGKYRHNRGQQIASGRFGVFMEFLNSADFLEIKVGQGAKPGEGGHLPGQKVTEMVGSARHCKPGIALISPSNHHDIYSIEDLAQIITELKTANPEAKVSVKIPVTSGVGTIAVGVAKAGADIVNVSGFDGGTGAAREHAKKYVGLPAEIGVSQAHRALIESGLRDEVELWCDGGLRSGADALKMIMLGANRVGMGTVALMGVGCISCQRCHLDTCPKGISTQLRTKAEAEARGVKNFSVVQIGEETGNLSRLLRSIGEEMRSILAELGVASVSEAVGRTDLLEQISDQQRVDCHPLLEAPAIDGSVGPAGAIRGLRKPLNNLTKLISDIALGEFANPGVTEVRYTDQYVRSVDRAVGTYLAGAMVREYGSEGGRTARLRLDASVPGNGLCAFNIPGIEAIVDGGTQDGTAKGSFGGALGVFKGANLLGRRVDGSTGKSFAYGAIGGRLMVQNYADSRACIRMSGADAIFGARITSPVRDELGNIAARAHLKGFAFEYMTGGRAVVLGDPGPWLCSGMTGGVVFQCLYPEFGFTRAALTRRLATGADVTIEVISDDGLKEVKGLLAGYVEELRASFQDAEASEVERLLSEARHRFVMIVPAHKRPPKAE; encoded by the coding sequence ATGACTCGCCAGCTTATTGCCCAGGAAAAGGATGCCTGCGCCATTATCGCCTACGTGGACAAGCGCGGACACGCGACCCACGCCAATATCGTCAAGACCATCGAAGCCTTGAAAAAGATGGCCCACCGTTCCGGTGACATCAATGACGAGGGTGACGGTTGCGGCATCTTGACGGATATCCCGCGCGAGGTGTGGGGGCATCGTCTTGAAGAGGCTGGGCTGTCGAGGCACCTGGCCGAGTCAGCAGGATTCTTCGTTGGGCATTTCCTGTTGCCCCATAGCATTCGTGACCGAACTGACGATATTCTGGCCATGATTCGGGACACCTTCACCAAGAACGGTGTGGAACTTCTGGCCGAACTCACGGGACAGACTCGTGATGATGAACTGGGGCCCATGGCCCGTTCTGAGGCTCCCTTATTTTGGCAGGTCGCTGGACTTGCACCGGTGGAAGGCAGCAAGAAAACCGTCGAAAAGCGCTTGTTCCATGTTCAGATGCAGCTGGAGCGTGCGGAGAAGGACCTGCATATCGCTTCGCTCTCGCGCGATAGCGTTGTGTACAAGGTTCGCGGTCTCGCGGACCTGTTGCCTCGGGTGTATCCTGAATTGCAATTGGAGGAAGCCCGCTCGCGCATGACCGTGGGACACAGTCGATATTCTACTAATACGTTGCCCACCGTGGAGCGCTCTCAGCCTTTTTCCATTCTGGCTCACAACGGCGAAATCAATACCATCGAGCGCCTGCGCAGTTCAGGCCGCGTGCTGGATATCGAGCCCGTGCCAGGCGGCTCGGATTCCCAAGACCTGAACCGTATTCTGGAAGGGCTGATCAATCTCTATGGGTTTGACCCGCTGGAGGCCTTTGCCATGGTCTTTCCGGCTGTACATACCGAAGTGGAGCAGTATCCCGAGGCCCTGCAAAAGGCGTACGGCTTCTTCCGCTGGTTTTTCCCGCCTTCTGCTCAGGGGCCTGCGGCCGTCATTGCCCGTCAGGGCCAGGTTTGCATGGGCAGTGTGGACGCTTTGGGGCTGCGTCCTTTGTGGTTTGGTGAAAGCGACTATGATTATTATCTTTCTTCTGAAAAAGGAGTGGTGGATATCGAAGACACCGTCTCCGATCCCAAACCTTTGGCTCCCGGCGAAAAGATCGCCATCCTGTCAGTGCCTGACCGCCGCGCCGTGGTTTTTGACTACACTTCGTTCCAGAAGCGTGTTGCCGGGCTTATGGCCGAGCGGGGTAAGGCTCTGGATTGCGTGGACGCACTGTATCAATCGATCCCGGACCAGAAGGGTGACAAGCGCCGGTTGGAATCCTTTTTGCCCCAAGGCAAGCGGGTGCCGACGGCACAGTTGACCGAACCCGGCTATTTGGCGGCTTTTGGCTGGCAGAAATACGATGTCGACATTCGCAAGAAGACGGCAACCATCGGGCGGGCAGTGATCGGTTCCATGGGATATCAGGGGCCTCTGGCTTGTCTGAATAAGGGAATGCCCAATATTTCCGAATATTTTAAGGAAAACGTGGCTGTTGTCACCAATCCGGCCATTGATAGGGAACGCGAGGCCGACCACTTTACCACTCGCGCTATTCTGGGCGATCGCCCGTCCGCGGACGGAGAGGGTAAACCTGCTGCCGTTGGCCTGGAACTCAAGACTCCGTTGTTGCTCGGCGGCTGTCTGGATGCCGAGGTCTGTGGCAGTGCCTTGTCCAAGCTGGCTCGGGCCTTTGGGACCCAGACCATCGACGATGTACTCAATTTCTTCACGGCACAGGGGCGCGACGCCTCGCGGGTGGCCATTCTGGACGCCACCTTCAAGCCGGGCAAAGGCCAGCTCAAGAAGCGTTTGGCCGCTCTGGCCGATGAAGGCGCGCAGGCTGTTGCTGATGGGGCCGTGGTCGTGGTGCTGGACGACTCCCGCAGTTTTTCGGACGGACGCTGCTATGTCGATCCCGGTTTGGCCGTGGCCTGGGTGGAGCAATCTTTTGCTCAGCGTCGTATCCGTCGCAAGTGTTCGCTTGTGGTCCGCTCCGCGGTGATTCGTAATCTGCATGACGTGATGTTCCTGCTTGGGCTTGGAGCCGATGCCCTGAACCCGTATATGATCTGGCGCATGGCCCGCGAACACGCCACGGAATCCCGCCCTGCCGAGCAGGTGATACGAACCACCATGGACGTGCTGCAAAAGGGTATCGAAAAGGTCATGTCCACCATGGGCATCCACGAATTATGTGGATATGGGCGCATTTTCGCTTCCATTGGTCTGGCTGATGATCTGACCAAGGTCTTTGCCTGTGCCAACTTCTGCCAGGCGGAGAAGATCGGTTTGTCCTTTGCCTCTTTGGAAGAGCGGGCGGCAAAACGTGTGGAACTGGCGGCAAGTGGCAAGGACGCCAAACTCTGGCGTGACCCCGCTCGTAACACCAAGGTTGGGCGAATCTTGCGTCGTGCTGCCGTGGGCGAGGCCGGTTTCCGCGAAATGGCCGATGGCCTGCGCGAATTAGAACAGGAAAATCCAGTTTCCCTCAGGCATTTGTTGGGCTTTAAGAAAGCTGAAGAGGCCAAGCCGCTGGCCATGAGCGATGTGGATCTGTCCATTGGCCGTCACGATATGCCCCTGCTTATCCCGGCCATGAGTTTTGGCTCTCAGGGCGAGAATTCGTTCAGGACCTATGCCGAGGCCGCCAAGCAGTGCAACATCATTTGCATGAACGGCGAGGGCGGTGAAATCCCGGATATGATGGGCAAATATCGTCATAATCGGGGACAACAGATCGCCTCGGGCCGTTTTGGCGTTTTCATGGAGTTTCTGAACTCTGCCGACTTCCTTGAAATTAAGGTAGGGCAGGGGGCCAAGCCCGGTGAGGGTGGGCATCTGCCCGGTCAGAAGGTGACCGAGATGGTGGGTTCCGCTCGTCATTGCAAACCCGGTATTGCGCTTATCTCACCGTCCAACCATCATGACATTTATTCCATTGAGGATTTGGCCCAGATCATCACGGAGCTGAAGACCGCCAATCCCGAGGCAAAGGTTTCCGTCAAGATTCCGGTGACCTCCGGTGTGGGAACCATTGCCGTGGGCGTCGCTAAAGCCGGGGCGGATATCGTTAACGTCTCTGGATTCGATGGCGGCACGGGCGCGGCTCGGGAACATGCCAAGAAATATGTGGGACTGCCCGCCGAAATTGGTGTGTCACAAGCACATCGTGCGCTGATCGAATCCGGCCTGCGCGATGAGGTCGAGCTGTGGTGCGATGGAGGCCTGCGTAGCGGCGCGGACGCCTTGAAAATGATCATGCTCGGCGCCAATCGCGTGGGCATGGGTACCGTTGCCTTGATGGGAGTTGGCTGTATCAGTTGCCAGCGTTGTCATCTCGATACCTGCCCCAAGGGGATTTCCACCCAGCTGCGAACCAAGGCCGAGGCCGAGGCGCGTGGGGTCAAGAACTTCAGCGTTGTGCAGATTGGTGAAGAAACCGGCAATCTGTCGCGTTTGCTCCGTTCCATTGGTGAAGAGATGCGTAGCATTCTGGCTGAACTGGGCGTTGCCAGTGTCAGCGAAGCCGTCGGACGAACCGATCTGCTGGAGCAGATTTCCGACCAGCAGCGAGTTGATTGTCATCCCTTGCTCGAAGCTCCGGCGATCGACGGGTCGGTAGGCCCTGCCGGGGCCATTCGTGGTCTTCGCAAACCATTGAATAACCTGACTAAACTTATTTCAGACATTGCCTTGGGAGAATTTGCAAATCCTGGAGTCACCGAAGTCCGCTATACGGATCAGTATGTGCGAAGTGTCGACCGAGCCGTGGGGACGTATCTGGCTGGAGCCATGGTCCGCGAGTATGGCTCCGAGGGTGGACGTACGGCACGTTTGCGCCTTGACGCTTCCGTTCCGGGCAATGGCCTGTGTGCCTTCAATATCCCGGGGATCGAGGCCATTGTGGACGGAGGCACACAGGATGGCACGGCCAAAGGCAGCTTCGGTGGGGCGCTCGGTGTATTCAAGGGCGCGAACCTGCTTGGGCGACGCGTGGATGGTTCTACAGGGAAGAGCTTTGCCTACGGAGCTATTGGCGGGCGCCTGATGGTGCAGAATTATGCTGATTCCCGGGCCTGTATTCGCATGTCCGGCGCTGATGCCATTTTTGGAGCGCGCATCACGAGTCCCGTTCGGGATGAATTGGGCAATATTGCGGCCCGTGCCCATCTGAAAGGCTTTGCCTTCGAGTACATGACTGGTGGGCGTGCTGTTGTCCTTGGTGACCCGGGCCCCTGGCTGTGCTCCGGCATGACCGGTGGCGTGGTGTTCCAGTGTCTGTACCCGGAGTTCGGGTTCACGCGTGCTGCCTTGACCCGTCGATTGGCCACTGGAGCAGATGTCACTATTGAGGTTATCAGTGATGATGGACTTAAAGAGGTCAAAGGGCTGCTCGCCGGTTATGTCGAGGAGCTTCGAGCCAGTTTTCAGGATGCCGAAGCCAGCGAAGTGGAAAGACTCCTGTCCGAGGCACGGCACCGTTTCGTGATGATCGTCCCGGCACACAAACGCCCGCCCAAGGCGGAATAG